A single region of the Alosa alosa isolate M-15738 ecotype Scorff River chromosome 6, AALO_Geno_1.1, whole genome shotgun sequence genome encodes:
- the pigq gene encoding phosphatidylinositol N-acetylglucosaminyltransferase subunit Q: MVLKIFFPQCCNMADSGLLIGRWLPGHDSAVVLAVIHYPFIPGQVKKYLSQMRSETDVDLTVLGSWSMPKEGQEGMDSFLKDLSTIFPHNRWLKISREVGKSGFHCDMVGNEGTLFTDKSKGKDESIPNGEKDGGDNGGSKKIIFIHYDQRKVMLSQLHPVHEAIQNSKAEPSELRAMFQTVSHSQALFFLDRYDDGPLKTTHWQSEGREASIVVELLKQGSVPLCMLITWMLSVWHWICGIRILNTRPIQFISSKLSTCVQLGHRTEHLQTVASPKKATGHMDFMRKANIFVSFFVDMALGLLLISWLYRENRIGQFANTLVPVADHVAKELQELLQWLMGAPAGLKMNKALDEVLGRFFLYHIHLWISYIHLMSPFIEMILWYVGLSACLGLTFALSVLSDIVALLTFHIYCFYVYGARLYCLKIYGLASLWRLFRGKKWNVLRQRVDSCSYDLDQLFIGTLLFTILLFLLPTTALYYLVFTLLRLVVVLFQGLIHLSVDLINSFPLFAMGLRVCRPYRLAEGVKFRVLTQEPGTPLHLLMEINPIKCSTVVQFYRTPTYSCYPRDSWGALCKKLFVGELIYPWRHKSSTKMD, encoded by the exons ATGGTGCTGAAGATTTTCTTTCCCCAGTGCTGTAATATGGCCGACAGTGGCCTCTTGATTGGTCGCTGGCTCCCTGGCCATGACTCTGCTGTGGTCCTGGCTGTCATCCACTACCCGTTCATTCCCGGACAAGTCAAGAAGTACCTGAGCCAAATGCGCAGTGAGACAGATGTCGACCTCACTGTGCTGGGCTCCTGGAGCATGCCTAAAGAAGGCCAGGAAGGAATGGACAGCTTTCTGAAGGACCTCAGCACCATCTTCCCTCACAATCGCTGGCTTAAAATTAGCCGTGAGGTCGGCAAGAGTGGCTTCCACTGTGACATGGTAGGCAACGAGGGAACACTTTTCACGGATAAATCCAAAGGAAAGGATGAAAGTATCCCCAATGGAGAAAAGGACGGCGGTGACAATGGAGGTAGCAAGAAGATCATCTTCATCCACTACGACCAGCGCAAGGTGATGTTGTCTCAGCTCCACCCAGTCCATGAGGCCATACAGAACTCCAAAGCAGAGCCCTCTGAACTGCGTGCCATGTTCCAGACAGTGTCCCACAGCCAGGCGCTCTTCTTCCTGGATAGGTACGACGACGGGCCACTGAAGACCACCCACTGGCAGTCGGAGGGCAGGGAGGCCAGCATCGTAGTGGAGCTGCTCAAACAGGGCTCTGTTCCCCTGTGCATGCTCATCACGTGGATGCTGTCAGTCTGGCACTGGATATGTGGCATCAG GATACTGAATACACGTCCTATCCAGTTCATTTCCAGCAAACTGTCGACTTGTGTGCAGCTGGGACACAGAACAGAGCATCTTCAAACTGTGGCATCTCCTAAAAAAGCCACCGGACACATGGATTTTATGAG AAAGGCCAACATTTTTGTGTCCTTCTTTGTGGACATGGCTCTTGGACTGCTGCTAATATCTTGGCTCTACAGGGAAAATCGTATAGGACAATTTGCCAATACACTGGTACCAGTTGCAGAT CATGTTGCCAAAGAGCTTCAGGAGCTGCTGCAGTGGCTGATGGGGGCACCAGCTGGCCTGAAGATGAACAAGGCTCTGGATGAAGTGCTGGGCCGCTTCTTCCTCTATCACATCCACCTGTGGATCA GCTACATCCACCTGATGTCTCCCTTCATTGAGATGATCCTGTGGTATGTAGGGCTCTCTGCCTGCCTGGGGTTGACCTTTGCTCTGTCGGTACTGTCAGACATTGTTGCCCTGTTGACCTTTCACATCTACTGCTTCTACGTCTATGGGGCCAG GTTGTACTGCCTGAAGATCTACGGCCTGGCCTCCCTCTGGCGTCTCTTCCGGGGCAAGAAGTGGAATGTGCTGAGGCAGCGTGTGGATTCCTGCTCCTACGATCTGGACCAG TTGTTCATCGGGACGCTGCTCTTCACCATTCTGCTCTTCCTGTTACCCACTACAGCCCTATACTACCTGGTCTTCACCTTG CTTCGTCTAGTGGTGGTGCTGTTCCAAGGCCTGATTCACCTCAGTGTTGACCTTATCAactctttccctctgtttgcCATGGGGCTGCGCGTGTGTCGGCCTTACAGGCTTGCAG AGGGGGTAAAATTTAGAGTGTTGACTCAGGAGCCTGGGACTCCGCTTCATCTGTTAATGGAG ATCAATCCTATAAAGTGCAGCACGGTGGTGCAGTTCTACCGGACGCCCACCTACAGCTGCTACCCCAGGGACTCGTGGGGAGCCCTGTGCAAGAAGCTCTTTGTGGGAGAGCTCATCTATCCCTGGAGGCACAAGAGCAGCACCAAAATGGACTGA